A genomic region of Paralichthys olivaceus isolate ysfri-2021 chromosome 18, ASM2471397v2, whole genome shotgun sequence contains the following coding sequences:
- the tmem267 gene encoding transmembrane protein 267, with amino-acid sequence MQGFYSKLDSSPSSSPLLGLSLRGEGAPVPLSLAVETEKAQALLQTFSSASLLASAGLGMFCVVADHALQMSVIQNHLWLRAALDNATHGLVGLWSWAVVIGLRKKSDLYEVLLAGLLASIIDLDHFYMAGSLSLKAAVSLPQRPPLHCSSLIPVLCLSLRFLMWIGRLKDAWCSLPWMIFISMATHHVRDAVRHGLWMCPFGHTAVIPYWLYISTTATLPHLCSVLMYLTGTRDVISTKHGVAIDV; translated from the exons ATGCAAGGATTCTACTCCAAGCTCgattcctccccctcctcatcccCGCTGTTGGGTCTGAGCCTCAGGGGCGAAGGTGCTCCTGTACCACTCAGCCTGGCTGTGGAGACTGAGAAAGCTCAGGCCCTCCTACAGACTTTCAGCTCCGCCTCCCTGCTGGCATCCGCGGGCCTCGGGATGTTCTGCGTGGTGGCGGACCACGCCCTCCAAATGTCGGTCATCCAGAACCACCTGTGGCTCCGCGCTGCCTTGGACAACGCCACACACGGGTTGGTGGGGCTGTGGTCGTGGGCGGTTGTTATTGGACTGAGGAAAAAGAGCGATCTGTACGAGGTGCTGCTGGCCGGTCTGCTGGCATCAATCATAGACCTGGACCACTTCTACATGGCTGGATCCCTGTCACTCAAG GCTGCCGTGTCTCTCCCACAGCGTCCTCCGCTCCACTGCTCCTCTCTCATCCCCgtgctctgtctctccctccgcTTCCTCATGTGGATCGGACGCCTCAAAGACGCTTGGTGCTCCCTGCCGTGGATGATTTTCATCTCCATGGCGACTCACCACGTCCGGGATGCTGTGCGCCACGGGTTGTGGATGTGCCCCTTCGGCCACACGGCAGTGATCCCCTACTGGCTGTACATCAGCACCACGGCGACGCTCCCTCACCTGTGCTCAGTGCTCATGTATCTGACGGGAACCAGGGATGTGATCTCCACCAAACACGGGGTGGCCATTGACGTTTAG
- the il11ra gene encoding interleukin-11 receptor subunit alpha: MPGLLSSPVCLTVIWFLSWSLHPSCAQIWNDEVSGVQYGHLESNVTLACRTSQIRTPVVWHLNHSSALPWHKVTSDGTLVLLHVDHSAQGIYSCYDNHGLLLHSVKLRLGHSPGLLSVSCQVPNHTHVRCSWVDSVKTFLPAQYNASFRGTGHEWRSCVVDVARKHCDVDDPAFWQTIHTLRITETNALGSKTTYARFKLHELLKPDPPETASVKELEGFPKRLIVSWNFPSSWPEEDAFPLMFHIRYRPLGSLYWSEIYSEVSPVVILDALAGHLHQVQIRARDEVNSESQWSEWCPLLLIRPWEAYTTPDPTEELPPDDILQDYNFPFDRKLETSTAKNPNPVIDGEGNLVILLVLFSVVILITVPSLFYVMWVRQRRRDHVTKQELNSMVKMKSMPI; the protein is encoded by the exons tgtCAGGCGTGCAGTACGGGCACTTGGAGTCCAATGTGACACTGGCATGCCGGACGTCACAAATCAG GACGCCTGTGGTGTGGCATCTCAACCACAGCTCAGCATTGCCATGGCACAAAGTGACATCGGATGGCACCTTGGTCCTGCTGCACGTCGACCACTCGGCACAGGGCATCTACAGCTGCTACGATAACCACGGGCTGCTCCTTCACTCTGTCAAACTCAGGCTTGGCC ATTCCCCCGGGCTGCTGAGTGTTTCCTGTCAAGTGCCCAATCACACACACGTCCGCTGCTCCTGGGTGGACTCGGTTAAGACCTTCCTGCCAGCCCAGTACAATGCCTCCTTCAG GGGCACTGGTCATGAGTGGAGGTCATGTGTCGTGGATGTCGCCCGCAAGCATTGTGATGTAGATGACCCCGCCTTCTGGCAGACCATTCACACTCTTAGAATCACAGAGACCAACGCCCTGGGGTCTAAGACGACATATGCCCGCTTTAAGTTACACGAGCTAT TGAAACCAGACCCTCCAGAGACTGCGTCAGTGAAGGAACTAGAAGGTTTTCCAAAGAGGCTGATCGTCTCCTGGAATTTTCCCTCCTCCTGGCCGGAGGAGGATGCATTTCCCCTCATGTTTCACATCAGATACAGACCACTGGGCTCCTTGTACTGGTCAGAG ATCTACTCTGAGGTGAGTCCAGTTGTGATATTAGACGCCCTGGCTGGCCACCTCCACCAGGTGCAGATTCGAGCCCGCGATGAGGTGAACTCAGAGAGCCAGTGGAGTGAATGGTGTCCCCTGCTTCTCATCCGGCCCTGGGAAG CCTACACCACGCCTGACCCCACAGAAGAGCTCCCACCAGATGACATATTACAAGACTATAACTTTCCCTTCGACAGAAAGCTTGAGACCTCGACTGCAAAAAATCCCA ATCCTGTAATTGATGGTGAAGGTAATTTGGTGATTTTGCTGGTTTTGTTCTCCGTGGTCATCCTCATCACCGTCCCCTCCCTCTTCTATGTCATGTG GGTGAGGCAGAGGCGGCGTGATCACGTGACCAAACAGGAACTCAACTCGATGGTCAAGATGAAGTCCATGCCAATCTaa